GGGTGTCCGTCGTCGGGGCCGCCGGGGTGGTGGGGCTCGGCGGTGGGGAGGTGCTCGTCGTCGTCGAGGGCGCGGATGCCGTCGTGGCGGGCGGGGCCGGGACCTGCACGACACGGGTGCTCGTGCTCGTCGTGTGGCTGGCCGTGGTCGGGACCACGGCCGGGGGTGCCGTCCTCGTCGGGATGCTCGTCGGGAGGCCCGTGGTCGTCGAGGGCCCAGCCGGTGTGGACGGCAGGGTCAGCGGCGCCGCCGGGGTCGCGGTGACGGTCCCGTCCGCCGACACGGGCGGCGCGCCGGGTCGCGAGGCCAGGGCGACGCCGCCGGCGACGACGACGAGCGCGGCGGCCGCGGCGGCGGCGGGAGCCCAGCGCCGCCGCTGCCGGGCGGCCGCGGCGGGCACCTCGTGGGCGGCGGCGAGCACCGCCGACAGCCGGTTCGACGGGGTGACGGTGCCGGCCTCGTCGTCGAGCACGGCGCGCAGTCGCGCGGCCACCTCCCGCAGCTCGCGGGCCTCGTCGAGGGGTCGCTCGTCGTCGCCCGACCCCCGTGGGTCGCCGGCGCCGCGAGGGCCGTGCCGGTCGTCGGTGGTCATGCTCGCTCCGGGTGCTGGGTGGGGTGCTGGGTGGGGTGCTGGGTGGGGTGCGGGCCGTCGGGATCGCCCGGCCGGATGCCGTGGGGCGGCGTGAGGTCGGTCGCCGTCGGTGGGCGCACGAACCGTCGCAGGGCGCTCAGCCCGCGGTGCGCGTGGGCCTTGACCGACCCGGGGGAGATCTCGAGCGCGGCCGCGATCTGCGCCTCGCTGAGGTCGCCGTAGTACCGGAGCACGAGCACCTCGCGCTGTCGGCCGGGCAGCGAGTCGAGCGCCTCGAACATCGCGTCACGCTCGACGAGGCGCAGCACCTGGGCCTCGGCGCTGTCGTGGCTCGCACGCCCGGGCAGGTCGGCCGAGCCGGCCTCTCGCCGGTTCTCCCGGTCGACGACGACGTTGTGGCGCTGCACCGACCGGCACCCGTTGACGACCGCCGTCTGCAGGTAGCCGACGACGCGCCCGCCCTCCCGGATGCTGTCCCAGTGGCGGTGGGTGGCGACGAACGCGTCCTGCACGACGTCCTCGGCGGCGAGCTGGTCGCGCAGCAACAGCCACGCGAGACGCACGAGCCGGTGCCAGTGCGCGGTGTAGAGCTCGGCCACGGCGCTGTCGGCCGTGGCCTGAGCCCACTGCGGCAGCCGCACCGCGCCGGTGCTGCCGGTGGTCACGCCGACGCCCGTGTCGTCCGGCCGGGGGCGCCACCCCGACGCCGGGCGCCCCGTCGTCGCCGACAGCCCGTCGGCGCGGGTCGTCGTGCCCTCCGAGGCGGGGGCAGCGCGCACGGCCCGGCGGGCCCGGGGCCCGCGCGGACCGCCCAGCTCGCCCTCGGCCATGCTCAACGTTCTCACGAGCACCCGACGCACAGGTGCGCCGCGAGGTTGACCTGCCTAGGGTCGGGGCATGAGCAGCGACGCGCACGAGACCGGCACCACCCCGGGCGACGGGGGTGCCCCGGCATCCGAGACGACGTCCGACACGACCTCCGACTGCGTGTTCTGCGCCATCGCCGACGGCCGCATCCCGGCCCAGGTCGTCGCCGAGAGCGAACGGTCGGTCGCCTTCGAGGACCGCACCCCGGCCGCTCCCGTGCACGTCCTCGTCATCCCGCGCCGTCACGCCGCCACGGTCGCCGAGCTCGCCGAGGCCTCCACCGACGACCTCGCCGACCTCTTCGCGGTCATCCCCGAGGTGGCCCGGGCCAAGGGGATCACCGACTACCGGCTCATGGTCAACAGCGGGGCCAGCGTCGGGCAGACCGTCTTCCACGCTCACGTCCACGTGCTCGGCGGGGCCGACTTCACCGAGGCGTCGATGACGCCGCAGGCCTGAGCCGTGGGCGACAGCATGAACGACAAGGTGGCCGAGCAGCCGACCGGCCCCACGGCATCCGGCCCCACGGCATCCGGCCCGACGAGCCCGGCGACGCCGGCGGCCACGAAGCCACCGCGCGAGCCCGTCGACGACCTCGTCACGACCCACCACGAGCTCACCGCGGGCGGCCGCACGCTGCACTACACCGCGACGACCGGGCGGGTGGTGCTGCGCGAGGAGAAGCACGACGACGGCACCTTCGGCGGCAACACCGCCCGGGCCGAGCTCTCGCTGACGACCTACGTGCTCGACGACGCCGACCCCCGCACCCGGCCGGTGACCTTCGCGTTCAACGGCGGCCCCGGCAGCGCCAGCGTCTGGCTGCACCTCGGCCTGCTCGGCCCGCGCCGGGTCGTCTCCGGTGACGCCGGAGCGCTCGCGCGCCCGCCCTACGACCTCGTCGACAACGCCGAGTCGCTGCTCGCCGTCAGCGACCTCGTCTTCGTCGACCCGGTCTCGACGGGCTACTCGCGCGCCGTCAGCGGCGGCAAGGCGGGGGAGTACCACGGCTACCAGCGCGACGTCGAGGCGATGGCCGAGCTCGTGCGGGCCTGGACGACGCGGCACCGCCGCTGGATGTCACCCAAGGTCGTGGCCGGCGAGTCGTACGGCACCCTGCGCGGGGCGGCGCTCGCGGCCCACCTGCAGGAGCGCTACGGCATGTTCCTCAACGGCCTCGTGCTCGTCTCGAGCGTGCTCGACCTCTCGTCGGTCGACTTCGAGAAGCAGCGCAACGACCGCGCCCACGCCCTTTACCTGCCCACCTACGCGGCCATCGCGCACCACCACGGGCTGCACGGCGACCGCCCCCTGAACGACGTCCTCGACGAGGCGGTGGCCTACGCCTCCCGCGACTACCCGTGGGTGCTGTCGCGCGGGTCGCGCCTCACGGCCTCCGAGCGGGCGGATGCCGTGCGCACCCTCGCGCGCCTCAGCGGGCTCTCCGAGGGCTACGTCGACCGCGCCGACCTGCGCATCGAGCACTGGCGGTACTTCACCGAGCTGCTGCGCGACCGTCGCCTCACGGTCGGCCGGCTCGACGGGCGGTTCACCGGCCCGGCCGCGAGCGCCATCGCCGAGAACATGGACGCCGACCCGTCGATGGACGCCATCACAGGCCCCTACGCCACCGCGTGGAACCACTACGTGCGGGCCGAGCTCGGCTACGAGACCGACCTGCACTACGAGCTCATCTCGCCGCGGGTGCACCCGTGGAGCTACGCCGAGTTCGAGGGCCGCCCCGTCGACGTCAGCCACCTGCTCGAGCGGGCCATGCGCCAGAACCCGCACCTCCAGGTCCACGTCGCCTACGGCTACCACGACGGGGCGACGCCGTGGTTCGCGGCCGAGGACGTCGTCGCGCACCTGCAGCTGCCGCCCGACCTGCTCGCCAACATCGAGCACCGGTACTACGAGGCAGGGCACATGATGTACGTGCACGAGCCGTCACGGGTGCAGCAGAGCGCCGACCTGGCCGAATTCGTGGTGAGGGCCTGCGGCCCGGCCACGTAGACTCGGAGGCAACATGACTGACGCCCCCCAGCAGACCCCCGGCACCCCCGAGCCCAGCGACGCGCGCGACCGCCACGACACCCGTGACGCCACCGGTGCCGAGCCGCCCGTCCTCGTCCGCGAGGTGCCGCCGCCGGTCGACATGGTGACCCTGCTCGGCCCCCGCGACGAGCTGCTGCGCACGATGGAACGGCAGTTCCCGCTCGTCGACACCCACGTGCGCGGCAACGAGATGACCTTCACCGGCCCGGCCGGTGAGCTCGAGATCGTCGACTCGCTGCTCGACGAGCTGCTCGCCATCGTCGCGACGGGCCAGCCGCTCAACCGCGACGCCGTCGAGCGCTCCATCGGGATGCTGCGCGGCCAGACCGCCGAGCGCCCGGCCGACGTGCTGACGATGAACATCGTCAGCAACCGCGGGCGCACCATCCGGCCCAAGACCCTCAACCAGAAGCGGTACGTCGACGCCATCGACACCCACACGGTCGTCTTCGGCATCGGCCCCGCCGGCACGGGCAAGACCTACCTGGCCATGGCCAAGGCCGTCGCCGCCCTCCAGGCGAAGCAGGTCAACCGCATCATCCTGACCCGGCCGGCGGTCGAGGCGGGCGAGCGGCTCGGGTTCCTGCCCGGCACGCTCAACGACAAGATCGACCCGTACCTGCGCCCGCTCTACGACGCGCTGCACGACATGGTCAGCCCGGAGACCATCCCGCGGCTCATGGCGTCGGGCACGATCGAGGTGGCGCCGCTCGCCTACATGCGCGGGCGCACCCTCAACGACGCGTTCATCATCCTCGACGAGGCCCAGAACACCTCGAGCGAGCAGATGAAGATGTTCCTCACCCGCCTCGGCTTCGGCTCGAAGATGGTCGTCACCGGCGACGTCACCCAGGTCGACCTCCCCGGCGGCACGCGCTCGGGCCTGCGCGTCGTGCGCGACGTCCTCCAGGGCGTCGAGGACGTCCACTTCGCCGAGCTCACCTCGCACGACGTCGTGCGCCACCGCCTCGTCAGCGCCATCGTCGACGCCTACGAGCGCGACGACGTGCGCGCGCAGAAGGCCCAGCACCGGGCCGCGGCCCACCGCGACCAGCGTGAGGGGCGCCGTGACGGGCGCGAGGGCGGTCGCGGCGCATGAGCATCGACGTCCTCAACGAGACCGACGCCGAGGTCGACGAGCTCGAGCTGCTCTCGTGCGCCCGCTACGTCATGGAGCAGATGCGGGTGCACCCGCAGGCCGACCTCTGCATCAAGCTCGTCGACGAGGCGGCCATGGAGGTCCTCCACGTGCAGTGGATGGACCTGCCCGGCCCGACCGACGTCATGAGCTTCCCCATGGACGAGCTGCGCCCCGGGCGCGAGGGCCAGGAGCCGGAGGAGGGCACGCTCGGCGACATCGTCCTGTGTCCCTCCGTCGCGGCGAAGCAGGCGGCCGAGGCGGGCCACGCGCCCGTCGAGGAGATGCTCCTGCTGACGACCCACGGCATCCTGCACCTGCTCGGCTTCGACCACGCCGAGCCGGACGAGGAACGCGAGATGTTCGAGCTGCAGCGCCAGCTGCTGCTCACCTTCCTCGCGACCCGCAACAGACCCGGCGCCTGAGCGGGCGGTCACCATGCTCCCTCAGCTCGTCCTCCCGGCCCTCGTCGGCATCGTCGTCGCCTTCGCCCTGTCGGCCAGCGAGGCCGCCCTCTTCCGCATGTCCCGGGTCCGGGCCAACGAGCTCTTCGAGGAGGGCCGCTCCGGCGCCAAGTCGCTGCTCACCGTCGTCGCCGACTCGCCCGCCTACCTCGCCGTCATCGCGTTCCTGCGCGTCGTCGCCGAGGCCACCGCCGCGGTGCTCGTCACCCTGGCCGTCGCGGGGCTGCTCGAGTCGACGTGGGCGCGGGCGCTCGTCGCGGTCGCCGTCATGGCCGTCGTCTCGTTCGTCATCGTCGGCGTCTCGCCGCGCACGCTCGGGCGCCAGCACTACGACAGCGTCGCCCTGTGGAGCGCGCCGTTCGCCGTCGGCCTGCGTGCCGTACTCGGCCCGGTGGCCAAGCTGCTCGTCGTGCTCGGCAACGCGGTGACGCCCGGAAAGGGGTACAGCGAGGGGCCGTTCCAGACGGAGTCCGAGCTGCGCGACCTGCTCGACATGGCCGGGCGCTCGGACGTCATCGAGCAGGACGAGCGCGAGATGATCCACTCGGTCTTCGAGCTCGGCGACACCGTCGTGCGCGAGGTCATGGTGCCCCGCACCGACATGATCGTCATCGACGACGACAAGACGCTGCGCAGCGCGATGTCGCTCTTCCTGCGCTCGGGCTTCTCGCGCATCCCCGTGGTCGGCGACGACAGTGACGACGTGCGCGGCCTGCTCTACTTCAAGGACGTCGCGCGTCGCCTCACCGCCGCCCCCGACGACGCCCGGCACCTCGTCACCGAGGTCACCCGGCCGATGCACTTCGTCCCCGAGAGCAAGCCGGTCGACGACCTGCTGCGCGAGATGCAGCACGACCAGACCCACTTCGCCATCGTCGTCGACGAGTACGGCGGCACCGCCGGGCTCGTGACGATCGAGGACATCATCGAGGAGATCGTCGGCGAGATCTCCGACGAGCACGACCGTGACGCCCCGGGCGTGGAGACGCTCGACGACGGGTCCCTGCGTGTCCCGGCGGCCATGGACATCGACGACCTCGCCGAGCTGTTCGAGGTCACCATCGACGAGTCCGACGTCGACACCGTCGGCGGGCTGCTCACCAAGACGATCGGCCGGGTGCCGATCGTCGGGTCGTCCGCCTCGGTCGCCGGCCTGACCCTGACGGCCGAGCGCATGGCCGGTCGCCGCCACCGCGTGGCCTCCGTCGTGGTGCGCCGCGCCGAGCCCGACCACACCGACGACGTGCACAGTGAGACGGAGGCAGCCCATGGGTGAGCGACGCGGACGCAGCGGTGACGACGGGGGCGCCGGGGCCGAGGGGTCACCCGGCCACGCACCCGGGTCGGATGCCGGTGGGCCGGGCCCCACGGTATCCGCGGGCTTCACCGTCGGCGGGAAGGGCGGCGCGGGGGAGGACTACCGCGCCGGGTTCGCCTGTCTCGTGGGGCGGCCCAACGCCGGCAAGTCGACGCTGACGAACGCGCTCGTGGGGCAGAAGGTCGCCATCACGAGCTCGAAGCCGCAGACGACGCGCCACACGATCCGTGGCATCTCGACGACCGACACGGCGCAGCTCGTGCTCGTCGACACACCCGGTCTGCACAAGCCGCGCACCCTGCTGGGGCAGCGCCTCAACGACCTCGTGCGGGCCACGCTGCTCGAGGTCGACGTCATCGGCTTCTGCCTCCCCGCCGACCAGCGGCCCGGCCCGGGTGACGCGTTCATCGCCAACGAGCTCACGGAGCTGCGCTCGGTGCGCCGGCGCCCCGTCGTCGCGATCGCGACGAAGGCCGACGCCGTCGACCGTGAGCGACTGGCCGAGCACCTCATGGCCGTCGACCAGCTGGGGGAGTGGGACGCGATCATCCCCTGCTCGGCGGTGTCGGGCGAGCAGGTCGACGAGGTGCGCGCCCTGCTCGGTGGCTACCTGCCCCGCTCGCCGCAGCTCTACCCCGACGGGGTGCTGACCGACGAGCCCGAGATGGTGATGATCGCCGAGCTCGTGCGCGAGGCGGCGCTCGAGGGCGTGCGCGACGAGCTGCCGCACTCGCTCGCGGTCGTCGTCGAGGAGATGGTGCCGCGCGAGGGCCGGCGCGACGACGACCCGCTGCTCGACGTGCGGGTCAACGTGTTCGTCGAGCGCTCGAGCCAGAAGGCGATCATCATCGGTCGTGGCGGCTCCCGGCTGCGCGAGGTGGGCACGAACTCGCGCCAGGCGATCGAGGCGCTGCTCGGGCAGCGGGTCTACCTCGACCTGCACGTCAAGGTGGCCAAGGACTGGCAGCGCGACCCCCGGCAGCTCCAGCGCCTCGGCTTCTGACGGGTCCGGGTCCGCAGCCGTCCGCGACCTCGCCACGGCCCGATGCAGGACAGGTCAGAGGCGGTGCGGTGTCCGAGATCGGGCCACGGCCCGGTGGCGGACCGGTCAGCTCGGGTCGCCGGCGATCTCGCGAAGCGCGAGGAGATGGCCCTGCCAGGCGGTGCGGCCCTGGCGGGTCAGCGAGAGCCACGTCCGCGGCCGCTTGCCCACGTAGCCCTTGCGCACCTTGACGTACCCGGCGGACTCGAGGGTGGCGACCTGCCGGCTGAGCACGCTGTCACTGATCTCGACCGTGTCGCGCACGACGGCGAACTCGGCCTCGTCGACGCTGGCCAAGGCGGCGGCGATGCTGAACCGCACGGGCGCGTGCAGGGCGTCGTCGAGGCGGTGTCGGGCGTGGCGCACCTCGCTGCTCGCTCGGGCCCGCTCCGCGGCACTGCCCGCCGCCGCGGCCGACGTCACCGGGGCCGCCGCTGCACGACCGCCGCGGCCACGACCATCGGGGCCGCCACCAGCGCCCCCGCGACGACGAGCACGAGGCCGGGGATGCCGTCGCGGTACAGGCTGTTGACGACGCCGAGGGTGACGACCATGACCGCGAGCGTTCCCACCAGCCCCCAGCGGCTCACCCGCCGGACCCCGTGCGGGACGGTCCGTGCCGCGCGGGTCTGCCAGGCTGCGAGCGCGAGGGCCAGCACGGCGTAGCCGGCCGTCGAGACCCAGCCGGGCACCAGGGCCGGCTCGACCCGGGTCACGGCGAAGTAGGCGCCCACGAGCAACCCGAACGCCGCGGTCGCCACGGCGTGGACGCGGCGGTCGCCGGGTCGGTCGATGGCGGCGGACCCGGCGGCCTCGAGAGCGGCCCGGGCCGCCGCGCGGTCGGTCGTGTCGTCGGTCGTGTCGTCGGACATGGTCGGCACCTCACGGTTCGAGTGGCTCATGTCATCGACGGTAGGAAATACTTTCCACATCGTCAAGTACTTTCTCGGGTCCGACAAGATCGGGCCGGGGTGCGCTGGTGGACGGCGGGGATGCCGCGTGGTGTCCGAGATCGGGCCGTGGCGCGAAAGTCGTTCTGCCACGGCGACACTCGGTCGCCGACGCCGCACGGAGGCCAGGTCGTAGGCTGGACGACGACCCTCACCGACCGAGCGAGCGGAGCCGCCCATGTCCACCGTCCCTGCCGACGACGCCGGTACCGAGGTCCCGCACGACCACGAGCTCGAGGTGCTCGTGGACGACGAGACCGTGCCGCCCCGCCCCGAGGAGGAGGTCGCCGACGCCGGCAGTGACTGACGGCGAGACGCGGATCTCACGATGCGGGCAGCACGGCCCGGGGGTGGACGACGAGACCGCCCCGCAATACGGTGACGGTGTGCGTG
This is a stretch of genomic DNA from Terracoccus luteus. It encodes these proteins:
- the ybeY gene encoding rRNA maturation RNase YbeY gives rise to the protein MSIDVLNETDAEVDELELLSCARYVMEQMRVHPQADLCIKLVDEAAMEVLHVQWMDLPGPTDVMSFPMDELRPGREGQEPEEGTLGDIVLCPSVAAKQAAEAGHAPVEEMLLLTTHGILHLLGFDHAEPDEEREMFELQRQLLLTFLATRNRPGA
- a CDS encoding winged helix-turn-helix domain-containing protein — translated: MTSAAAAGSAAERARASSEVRHARHRLDDALHAPVRFSIAAALASVDEAEFAVVRDTVEISDSVLSRQVATLESAGYVKVRKGYVGKRPRTWLSLTRQGRTAWQGHLLALREIAGDPS
- a CDS encoding hemolysin family protein, with the protein product MLPQLVLPALVGIVVAFALSASEAALFRMSRVRANELFEEGRSGAKSLLTVVADSPAYLAVIAFLRVVAEATAAVLVTLAVAGLLESTWARALVAVAVMAVVSFVIVGVSPRTLGRQHYDSVALWSAPFAVGLRAVLGPVAKLLVVLGNAVTPGKGYSEGPFQTESELRDLLDMAGRSDVIEQDEREMIHSVFELGDTVVREVMVPRTDMIVIDDDKTLRSAMSLFLRSGFSRIPVVGDDSDDVRGLLYFKDVARRLTAAPDDARHLVTEVTRPMHFVPESKPVDDLLREMQHDQTHFAIVVDEYGGTAGLVTIEDIIEEIVGEISDEHDRDAPGVETLDDGSLRVPAAMDIDDLAELFEVTIDESDVDTVGGLLTKTIGRVPIVGSSASVAGLTLTAERMAGRRHRVASVVVRRAEPDHTDDVHSETEAAHG
- a CDS encoding RNA polymerase sigma factor, with translation MAEGELGGPRGPRARRAVRAAPASEGTTTRADGLSATTGRPASGWRPRPDDTGVGVTTGSTGAVRLPQWAQATADSAVAELYTAHWHRLVRLAWLLLRDQLAAEDVVQDAFVATHRHWDSIREGGRVVGYLQTAVVNGCRSVQRHNVVVDRENRREAGSADLPGRASHDSAEAQVLRLVERDAMFEALDSLPGRQREVLVLRYYGDLSEAQIAAALEISPGSVKAHAHRGLSALRRFVRPPTATDLTPPHGIRPGDPDGPHPTQHPTQHPTQHPERA
- a CDS encoding PhoH family protein, producing MTDAPQQTPGTPEPSDARDRHDTRDATGAEPPVLVREVPPPVDMVTLLGPRDELLRTMERQFPLVDTHVRGNEMTFTGPAGELEIVDSLLDELLAIVATGQPLNRDAVERSIGMLRGQTAERPADVLTMNIVSNRGRTIRPKTLNQKRYVDAIDTHTVVFGIGPAGTGKTYLAMAKAVAALQAKQVNRIILTRPAVEAGERLGFLPGTLNDKIDPYLRPLYDALHDMVSPETIPRLMASGTIEVAPLAYMRGRTLNDAFIILDEAQNTSSEQMKMFLTRLGFGSKMVVTGDVTQVDLPGGTRSGLRVVRDVLQGVEDVHFAELTSHDVVRHRLVSAIVDAYERDDVRAQKAQHRAAAHRDQREGRRDGREGGRGA
- a CDS encoding S10 family peptidase, with translation MNDKVAEQPTGPTASGPTASGPTSPATPAATKPPREPVDDLVTTHHELTAGGRTLHYTATTGRVVLREEKHDDGTFGGNTARAELSLTTYVLDDADPRTRPVTFAFNGGPGSASVWLHLGLLGPRRVVSGDAGALARPPYDLVDNAESLLAVSDLVFVDPVSTGYSRAVSGGKAGEYHGYQRDVEAMAELVRAWTTRHRRWMSPKVVAGESYGTLRGAALAAHLQERYGMFLNGLVLVSSVLDLSSVDFEKQRNDRAHALYLPTYAAIAHHHGLHGDRPLNDVLDEAVAYASRDYPWVLSRGSRLTASERADAVRTLARLSGLSEGYVDRADLRIEHWRYFTELLRDRRLTVGRLDGRFTGPAASAIAENMDADPSMDAITGPYATAWNHYVRAELGYETDLHYELISPRVHPWSYAEFEGRPVDVSHLLERAMRQNPHLQVHVAYGYHDGATPWFAAEDVVAHLQLPPDLLANIEHRYYEAGHMMYVHEPSRVQQSADLAEFVVRACGPAT
- a CDS encoding histidine triad nucleotide-binding protein, with translation MSSDAHETGTTPGDGGAPASETTSDTTSDCVFCAIADGRIPAQVVAESERSVAFEDRTPAAPVHVLVIPRRHAATVAELAEASTDDLADLFAVIPEVARAKGITDYRLMVNSGASVGQTVFHAHVHVLGGADFTEASMTPQA
- the era gene encoding GTPase Era, which gives rise to MGERRGRSGDDGGAGAEGSPGHAPGSDAGGPGPTVSAGFTVGGKGGAGEDYRAGFACLVGRPNAGKSTLTNALVGQKVAITSSKPQTTRHTIRGISTTDTAQLVLVDTPGLHKPRTLLGQRLNDLVRATLLEVDVIGFCLPADQRPGPGDAFIANELTELRSVRRRPVVAIATKADAVDRERLAEHLMAVDQLGEWDAIIPCSAVSGEQVDEVRALLGGYLPRSPQLYPDGVLTDEPEMVMIAELVREAALEGVRDELPHSLAVVVEEMVPREGRRDDDPLLDVRVNVFVERSSQKAIIIGRGGSRLREVGTNSRQAIEALLGQRVYLDLHVKVAKDWQRDPRQLQRLGF